One Urocitellus parryii isolate mUroPar1 chromosome 8, mUroPar1.hap1, whole genome shotgun sequence DNA window includes the following coding sequences:
- the LOC144256660 gene encoding patr class I histocompatibility antigen, A-126 alpha chain-like isoform X1: MAPRTLFLLLSGVLTLKETWAGSHSLRYFDTAVSRPGLQEPRFISVGYVDDTQFLLFDSDSGTTPRAEPRVQWMKQLGPDYWDRETSKAKDAAQIYWGSLNNLRVYYNQSEGGSHTLEISSGCDTDAEGRLLRGYRQSAYDSTDYIALNEDLSSWTAANAVAQATRRKWEAAGASEPWRAYLEGPCVEWLGKYLENGKEMLLRTDPPKTYMTHHPRPEGDVTLRCWAMGFYPKEITFIWQRDGEDHTQDMELVETRPAGDGTFQKWAAVVVPAGEEQRYTCHVHHEGLPEPRTLRWESRPQLIIYVVGIIAGLVVLGAVVAIAIWLKMNHRRPRNNGAVDHGLKLLYL, translated from the exons ATGGCTCCCCGAACCCTGTTTCTGCTGCTCTCGGGGGTGCTGACCCTTAAAGAGACCTGGGCGG GCTCCCACTCTCTGAGGTATTTCGACACCGCGGTGTCCCGGCCCGGCCTCCAGGAGCCCCGCTTCATCTCCGTGGGCTACGTGGACGACACGCAGTTCCTTCTCTTCGACAGCGACTCCGGGACGACGCCGAGGGCAGAGCCGCGGGTGCAGTGGATGAAGCAGCTGGGGCCGGATTATTGGGACCGGGAGACCAGCAAGGCTAAGGACGCTGCTCAGATTTACTGGGGCAGCTTGAACAACTTACGAGTTTACTACAACCAGAGCGAGGGAG GCTCTCACACCCTCGAGATCTCTTCTGGTTGCGACACGGATGCTGAAGGCCGCCTACTCCGTGGGTACCGTCAGTCAGCCTACGACAGCACGGATTACATAGCCCTGAACGAGGACCTGAGCTCCTGGACTGCAGCGAACGCAGTGGCTCAGGCCACCCGGCGCAAGTGGGAGGCGGCTGGTGCCTCCGAGCCATGGAGAGCCTACCTGGAGGGCCCTTGCGTGGAGTGGCTTGGCAAATACCTGGAGAACGGGAAGGAGATGTTGCTGCGCACAG ATCCCCCAAAGACATATATGACCCACCACCCCAGACCTGAAGGAGATGTCACCCTGAGGTGCTGGGCCATGGGCTTCTACCCGAAGGAGATCACCTTCATTTGGCAGAGGGATGGGGAAGATCACACCCAGGACATGGAACTTGTGGAGACCAGGCCTGCCGGGGATGGAACTTTCCAGAAGTGGGCAGCTGTGGTGGTGCCTGCTGGGGAGGAGCAGAGATACACATGCCATGTGCATCATGAGGGGCTGCCTGAGCCCCGGACCCTGAGATGGG AGTCACGTCCTCAGCTCATCATCTACGTTGTGGGAATCATTGCTGGCCTGGTTGTCCTTGGAGCTGTGGTTGCTATTGCAATTTGGTTGAAGATGAACCACAGAAG gcccagaaacaatggagcagtggatcatggactgaaacttctgtaCCTGTGA
- the LOC144256660 gene encoding patr class I histocompatibility antigen, A-126 alpha chain-like isoform X2, whose amino-acid sequence MAPRTLFLLLSGVLTLKETWAGSHSLRYFDTAVSRPGLQEPRFISVGYVDDTQFLLFDSDSGTTPRAEPRVQWMKQLGPDYWDRETSKAKDAAQIYWGSLNNLRVYYNQSEGGSHTLEISSGCDTDAEGRLLRGYRQSAYDSTDYIALNEDLSSWTAANAVAQATRRKWEAAGASEPWRAYLEGPCVEWLGKYLENGKEMLLRTDPPKTYMTHHPRPEGDVTLRCWAMGFYPKEITFIWQRDGEDHTQDMELVETRPAGDGTFQKWAAVVVPAGEEQRYTCHVHHEGLPEPRTLRWESRPQLIIYVVGIIAGLVVLGAVVAIAIWLKMNHRSMRQLPVWD is encoded by the exons ATGGCTCCCCGAACCCTGTTTCTGCTGCTCTCGGGGGTGCTGACCCTTAAAGAGACCTGGGCGG GCTCCCACTCTCTGAGGTATTTCGACACCGCGGTGTCCCGGCCCGGCCTCCAGGAGCCCCGCTTCATCTCCGTGGGCTACGTGGACGACACGCAGTTCCTTCTCTTCGACAGCGACTCCGGGACGACGCCGAGGGCAGAGCCGCGGGTGCAGTGGATGAAGCAGCTGGGGCCGGATTATTGGGACCGGGAGACCAGCAAGGCTAAGGACGCTGCTCAGATTTACTGGGGCAGCTTGAACAACTTACGAGTTTACTACAACCAGAGCGAGGGAG GCTCTCACACCCTCGAGATCTCTTCTGGTTGCGACACGGATGCTGAAGGCCGCCTACTCCGTGGGTACCGTCAGTCAGCCTACGACAGCACGGATTACATAGCCCTGAACGAGGACCTGAGCTCCTGGACTGCAGCGAACGCAGTGGCTCAGGCCACCCGGCGCAAGTGGGAGGCGGCTGGTGCCTCCGAGCCATGGAGAGCCTACCTGGAGGGCCCTTGCGTGGAGTGGCTTGGCAAATACCTGGAGAACGGGAAGGAGATGTTGCTGCGCACAG ATCCCCCAAAGACATATATGACCCACCACCCCAGACCTGAAGGAGATGTCACCCTGAGGTGCTGGGCCATGGGCTTCTACCCGAAGGAGATCACCTTCATTTGGCAGAGGGATGGGGAAGATCACACCCAGGACATGGAACTTGTGGAGACCAGGCCTGCCGGGGATGGAACTTTCCAGAAGTGGGCAGCTGTGGTGGTGCCTGCTGGGGAGGAGCAGAGATACACATGCCATGTGCATCATGAGGGGCTGCCTGAGCCCCGGACCCTGAGATGGG AGTCACGTCCTCAGCTCATCATCTACGTTGTGGGAATCATTGCTGGCCTGGTTGTCCTTGGAGCTGTGGTTGCTATTGCAATTTGGTTGAAGATGAACCACAGAAG CATGAGACAGCTGCCTGTGTGGGATTGA
- the LOC113177967 gene encoding saoe class I histocompatibility antigen, A alpha chain-like, translating to MEFRTLFLLLLGPLTLNQTWARSHSLRYFHTSVFRAGHEEAFYTSVGYVDDTLFLRFDSDALNPRVEPRAQWMEYETPAFWEAQTKIAEAHEQKLRWNLRSTLRYLNQSEDGSHTFQWISGCDLGPDGSLLRGYEEFAYDGADYISLNEDLRSWTAWDKAAQITQRKWEDSGDAEHYRAYLQEECLEWLRRFLEKGKDKLLHTESPKTHVTRHLSAEGDVSLRCWALGFYPKEITLTWQRDGEDQIQNMELVETRPAGDGTFQKWAAVVVPAEEEQRYTCHVHHEGLPEPRTVRWESPALSIIPVMGLVAGLVLFVVVVTGAVVAVMRSWRNAGNTSAHHSNTSLAP from the exons ATGGAGTTCAGAACCCTGTTCTTGCTGCTTTTGGGGCCTCTAACCCTGAACCAAACCTGGGCAA GGTCCCACTCCCTGCGTTATTTCCACACCTCCGTGTTCCGAGCTGGCCACGAAGAGGCTTTTTACACCTCGGTGGGCTATGTGGACGACACGCTGTTCCTGCGCTTTGACAGCGACGCCCTGAATCCGAGGGTGGAGCCGCGCGCGCAGTGGATGGAGTATGAGACGCCAGCGTTTTGGGAAGCGCAAACTAAGATCGCGGAGGCGCACGAGCAGAAGTTGCGCTGGAACCTGCGCTCCACCCTCCGCTACCTCAACCAGAGCGAGGACG GCTCTCACACCTTCCAGTGGATTTCTggctgtgaccttgggccagaTGGAAGCCTCCTTCGTGGATATGAGGAGTTTGCCTATGATGGTGCGGATTACATCTCCCTGAATGAGGACCTGCGCTCTTGGACCGCCTGGGACAAGGCTGCTCAGATCACCCAGCGCAAATGGGAGGATTCAGGAGATGCAGAGCACTACAGGGCCTACCTGCAGGAGGAGTGCCTGGAGTGGCTCCGCAGATTCCTGGAGAAAGGGAAGGACAAGTTGCTGCACACAG AGTCTCCAAAGACACATGTGACCCGTCACTTAAGCGCTGAAGGAGATGTCAGCCTGAGGTGCTGGGCCTTGGGCTTCTACCCTAAGGAGATCACCCTGACCTGGCAGAGGGATGGGGAGGACCAGATTCAGAACATGGAGCTTGTGGAGACCAGGCCTGCAGGGGATGGAACCTTCCAGAAGTGGGCAGCTGTGGTGGTGCCTGCTGAGGAGGAGCAGAGATACACATGTCATGTGCATCATGAGGGGCTGCCTGAGCCCCGCACTGTGAGATGGG aATCACCTGCTCTGTCCATCATCCCTGTCATGGGACTTGTTGCTGGCCTGGTTCTCTTTGTAGTTGTGGTCACTGGAGCTGTGGTGGCTGTTATGAGGTCGTGGCGCAATGCAG GCAACACCAGTGCCCATCACTCCAATACTTCTCTAGCCCCATAA